A window of Streptomyces sp. NBC_01142 genomic DNA:
GCCAGGCCCGGGTTCTCCTCGAGCCAGGCGCGGACGGCGTCCTGCTCCTTGCCCTTCCCGGTCGTCTGGATCTTGGCTTCAAGGTCCGTGAGCTGCTTTTCGGTCATCTTGAAGTTCTTGAGCCACTTGCCGACCTGCGGGTTCTCGGCGGAGAAGCCCTTGCGGGCCAGGGTGTGCACGCCGTCGCCCTTGCCCCAGCTGCCCTGGGGATCCTTGAGCTTCTTCAGGTCGTAGCTGCTGTACGCCCAGTGCGGTGACCACAGCGTGGTGACGATGGGCTCCTTCTTGTCGTACGCGCGCTTCAGCTCGGCGAGCATGCCGGGCGTGGAGCCGTCGACGACCTTGTACTCGCCCTCCAGGCCGTAGTCCTTGAGCACCTTGTCCTTGAGGATGCCCATCATTCCGGCACTCGGCTCGATGCCGATGATCCGGCCCTTGAAACGGCTCGACTTGCCCTTGAGGTCCTCGAGGGAGTCGATGCCCTTCATGTACGAGGGGACGGAGAGCTCCAGCGAGGTGGGCCCGTACCAGGCGCCCACATCCTCGAGCTTGTTCCGGTACTTGTCCCAGTACTGGGCGTGCGTGACCGGGAGCCAGGAGTCGGTCTGGAAGTCGATCTGGCCGGTGGACAGGCCGGTGTAGAGCGCTCCGGCCTCCAGCTGCTTGGTGTCGACCTCGAAACCGCGCTGCTCCAGCAGCTCCTTCCAGAGGAAGGTGGAGGCGATGCCTTCGTCCCAGGGGATGTAGCCCAGGGAGATCTTCTTGCCCTGGCCGACGTTGTCCGCGCCCTTGGCGGAGCCGGACGTGGCGCCACCGAACATGCTCATGCTGCCCGCGACCAGCGCGAGGACGACGACACCGGCGACCGCGACGACGGGCTGCGGGCGGTAGCTCCAGATCTGCCGTCCACCGGTCACCGACGTGGCCTTGGCCAGCGCGCGGCGGCCGAGCGGCGAGACCTGGCGGCCCAGGGCGCCGGTGATCCGGTCGAGGTACATCGCCAGGATGACGATGGAGATACCGGCCTCGAAGCCGAGGCCGATGTCCACATTGCCGATGGCACGGTAGACCGCGCCGCCGAGTCCGCCGCCACCGACCATGCCGGCGATGACCACCATGGACAGCCCGAGCATGATCACCTGGTTGATACCGGCCATGATCGTCGGCAGCGCCAGGGGGAGCTGGATGCGCAGCAGCGTGTTGCGCGGGGTGGTGCCGAAAGCCTCGGCCGCCTCGACGAGCTCACCGTCGACCTGACGGATGCCGAGCTCCGTCATCCGTACGCCCGGAGGCAGCGCAAAGATGATCGTGGCGATGATGCCGGGGACCACACCGACGCCGAAGAAGATGATGCCGGGGATCAGATAGACCATCGCCGGCATGGTCTGCATGAAGTCGAGCACGGGCCGGATCACGGCGCTGACGGTCTTGGAGCGCGAGGCCCAGATACCGAGCGGGACCGCGATCGCCAGTGTGACGATGGTGGCGACGAGGACCAGCGAGAGGGTCGACATCGCGTCGTCCCACAGCTCGATGGAGTCGATCAGCGCAAACCCGGCGAAGGCGAGGGCGCCCGCGGCCAGACCGCGCAGCCACCAGGCGACGACGGCGAGGATGCCCGCGAAGAGCAGCGGCTCGGGCGCGGTGAGTACCGCGTCGATGCCGTCGTACAGGCCGGTGACGACGGAGCTGATCGCGTCGAAGAGCCAGGCGAGATGCTTCTGGAGGAAGTCGACACCGCTGTCGACCCAGTCTCCGAGGTGGAGCCTAGGCATTGCGGGCCACCTCCTTGGTCTTCCTGGTCTGCCCGGACTGTTCGTCCTGCTCGGACTGTTCGGTCTGCTCGGACTGCTCGGACTGCTCGGGCTGTTCGGACTGCTTCGGGACCGGGGCGGTGACCGGCGCGGCGTCCCTCGGGGGCTCGAGCGGGCTCATCGGCTCGCCGAGGACGGCGAGCAGCCGGGCGCGCGGTACGACACCCACGAGGCGGCCCTTCCCGTCCGTCACGGCGACCGCCGCATCGCTGGTGGAGCAGGGCGTGAACAGCTCGATGATCGGGGTGCTCTCCGGGACGGTGGCGGGCGCGGCCGCGAGGACGTCCTCGGGTGTACGGAGTTCCTTGCCGTCGTCCGTCCTCGTACCCATCACGGTGTGCGGCTCGGCCATGATCGCGCCCGCGGTCAGCACCCGGGAGCGGTCGACGTCCTGGGTGAAGGAGGCGACGTAGTCGTTGGCCGGGGTCACGAGAATGTCCTCGGCGCTGCCGAGCTGGACGATCCGGCCGTCCCGCATCACGGCGATCCGGTCACCGAGGCGCATGGCCTCGTTGAGGTCGTGCGTGATGAAGACGATGGTCTTCTTCAGCCGCTTCTGCAGCTCGAGGAGCTGGTCCTGCATATCGCGGCGGATCAACGGGTCGAGCGCGCTGAAGGACTCGTCCATCAGCAGCAGATCGGCGTCGGTGGCGAGCGCACGGGCCAGGCCGACGCGCTGCTGCATACCGCCGGAGAGCTCGTCGGGCCAGGAGTTCTCCCAGCCGGCGAGGCCGGTCATCTCCAGGGCCTCGGTGGCACGGCGGTCGCGCTCGGCGCGGGGGACGCCCTGCACCTCGAGGCCGTAGCCGGCGTTCTCCAGCACGCTGCGGTGCGGGAAGAGCGCGAAGTGCTGGAACACCATGCTGATCTTGGTGGAGCGGACGGCGCGCAGCTCGCGGGGGCGGAGCGCGGTGAGGTCCTGGCCGTCGAAGAGAACGCGTCCGGCGGTCGGCTCCAGCAGTCCGTTCAGCATGCGCAGCAACGTGGACTTGCCGGACCCGGACAGACCCATGACGACGAATATCTGACCCGGTTCGACGGCGAACGAGGCATCGATCACCGCTGCGGTCGTACCGTCGGCGCGCAGCTCGTCGCGGTCGCCGCCGCTTTCGAGCTTCCGTACCGCTTCGTCGGGTCGTCTGCCGAACACTTTGTACAAGTGCTCGGCTTGCAGCCTGGACACATACACCTCACGCGTTGAACCGAAAACGGCTCCGCCACCCCGGGCGACGGCATGAGCCGTCGACGGCAGAGGCAGAGCCGTGGAGCAGGGCGGGTTCCGCCCGCTGCCCCGGGGTGCGCCCGGCCGTACCCGGCCGGATGCGGAACCAGGGGGTCCGCTCCAGGTCCGCGCCTGCCCCTGTCCTCTCAGGGGCAAACGCAATGGTGAGCCACGTCACCGGGGCCGCTCGCGGGGTGGCTGTCGGCGGGGTGCGGCATCATCGGGTCTGTGACACGACGCCTGATGCTCCTCGACACCGCTTCCCTGTACTTCCGGGCCTATTTCGGGGTCCCCGATTCGGTCCGGGCCCCCGACGGCACGCCGGTCAACGCCGTGCGCGGACTGCTCGACTTCATCGCGCGGCTGGTCCAGGACCACCGCCCCGACGACCTGGTGGCCTGCTGGGACAACGACTGGCGGCCGCACTGGCGGGTCGAGCTGATCCCGACGTACAAGGCGCACCGCGTCGCGGTCGAGACGGAGCTGGGGCCGGACGAGGAGGAGACTCCGGACACCCTTGCCCCGCAGGTCCCGGTGATCATGGACGTGCTCGACGCGCTCGGCATCGCCCGGGTCGGCGCCGACGGGTACGAGGCGGACGATGTCATCGGCACACTCACCGGCCGTGCCACGGGCCCGGTGGACATCGTGACCGGCGACCGCGACCTCTTCCAGCTGGTCGACGACGCCCGCGGCCGGCGGGTGCTCTATCCCCTGAAGGGCGTCGGGACGCTCCAGGTCACGGACGAGGCATGGCTGCGCGAGAAGTACGGCGTGGACGGCCCGGGGTACGTCGATCTGGCACTGCTGCGCGGTGACCCGAGCGACGGACTGCCGGGCGTGCCCGGAATCGGCGAGAAGACCGCAGCCAAGCTGCTGGACGCCTTCGGCGATCTGGCCGGGATCATGGCCGCCGTCGACGACCGGACCTCCAAGCTGACACCCTCGCAGCGCAAGCGGCTGGACGAGGCCCGGGGCTATGTGGCGGTCGCGCCCAAGGTGGTCCGGGTCGCCTCGGACGTACCGCTGCCCGACTTCGACCCCGCGCTGCCCACCGAGCCGCGCGATCCGGCCTCGCTGGACGAGCTCGCGGCCCGGTGGGGGCTCGGCGGTGCCTTGAAACGGTTGTTGACCACACTCCAGCACTGAGTGTTAGCTTAGGCAAGCCTAACCAACTTCAGGGGAGACCGCCGTGGCAGAACGACCGGCCCGCAATGCACCGAAGGCCCACGAGGCGCAGGTGGTGCGCACCGAGCGGATCACTCCGCACATGGTGCGCGTCGTCCTGGGCGGTGAGGGGCTGGCCGGCCTGGGCGTCGGCGAGGCCACCGACCACTACGTCAAGCTGCTGTTCCCGGCCGAGGGGGTGACCTATCCGGAGCCGTTCGACATCGATCGGATCCGCAAGGAGTTCCCGCGCGAGCAGTGGCCCGCCAACCGCACGTACACGGTACGGAGTTGGGACCCGGTCAACCGCGAGATGGCGGTCGACTTCGTGGTCCACGGCGACGAGGGACTGGCCGGCCCGTGGGCGGCACGGGCCCGCGTGGGCGAGACGATGCACATCCTGGGCCCCGG
This region includes:
- a CDS encoding ABC transporter permease/substrate binding protein, with protein sequence MPRLHLGDWVDSGVDFLQKHLAWLFDAISSVVTGLYDGIDAVLTAPEPLLFAGILAVVAWWLRGLAAGALAFAGFALIDSIELWDDAMSTLSLVLVATIVTLAIAVPLGIWASRSKTVSAVIRPVLDFMQTMPAMVYLIPGIIFFGVGVVPGIIATIIFALPPGVRMTELGIRQVDGELVEAAEAFGTTPRNTLLRIQLPLALPTIMAGINQVIMLGLSMVVIAGMVGGGGLGGAVYRAIGNVDIGLGFEAGISIVILAMYLDRITGALGRQVSPLGRRALAKATSVTGGRQIWSYRPQPVVAVAGVVVLALVAGSMSMFGGATSGSAKGADNVGQGKKISLGYIPWDEGIASTFLWKELLEQRGFEVDTKQLEAGALYTGLSTGQIDFQTDSWLPVTHAQYWDKYRNKLEDVGAWYGPTSLELSVPSYMKGIDSLEDLKGKSSRFKGRIIGIEPSAGMMGILKDKVLKDYGLEGEYKVVDGSTPGMLAELKRAYDKKEPIVTTLWSPHWAYSSYDLKKLKDPQGSWGKGDGVHTLARKGFSAENPQVGKWLKNFKMTEKQLTDLEAKIQTTGKGKEQDAVRAWLEENPGLADKWTPVAKAAKAGGKAQQ
- a CDS encoding glycine betaine/L-proline ABC transporter ATP-binding protein; translated protein: MSRLQAEHLYKVFGRRPDEAVRKLESGGDRDELRADGTTAAVIDASFAVEPGQIFVVMGLSGSGKSTLLRMLNGLLEPTAGRVLFDGQDLTALRPRELRAVRSTKISMVFQHFALFPHRSVLENAGYGLEVQGVPRAERDRRATEALEMTGLAGWENSWPDELSGGMQQRVGLARALATDADLLLMDESFSALDPLIRRDMQDQLLELQKRLKKTIVFITHDLNEAMRLGDRIAVMRDGRIVQLGSAEDILVTPANDYVASFTQDVDRSRVLTAGAIMAEPHTVMGTRTDDGKELRTPEDVLAAAPATVPESTPIIELFTPCSTSDAAVAVTDGKGRLVGVVPRARLLAVLGEPMSPLEPPRDAAPVTAPVPKQSEQPEQSEQSEQTEQSEQDEQSGQTRKTKEVARNA
- a CDS encoding 5'-3' exonuclease, whose product is MLLDTASLYFRAYFGVPDSVRAPDGTPVNAVRGLLDFIARLVQDHRPDDLVACWDNDWRPHWRVELIPTYKAHRVAVETELGPDEEETPDTLAPQVPVIMDVLDALGIARVGADGYEADDVIGTLTGRATGPVDIVTGDRDLFQLVDDARGRRVLYPLKGVGTLQVTDEAWLREKYGVDGPGYVDLALLRGDPSDGLPGVPGIGEKTAAKLLDAFGDLAGIMAAVDDRTSKLTPSQRKRLDEARGYVAVAPKVVRVASDVPLPDFDPALPTEPRDPASLDELAARWGLGGALKRLLTTLQH